In Effusibacillus pohliae DSM 22757, the genomic window GGTCCGTGCTGATTTGCCCGGTCGGGTTTGTCGCAGACCATTTGGAAATTCTCTACGACATTGATGTCGAATGTCAGGCGTTGGCAAGCGAACTGGGAATGACGATGGTACGCACCGCGATGCTGAACGCGGACGAAGATTTTCTGCAAGCGTTGGCGGCGGTGGTGTGGGAACATACGAAGAGGGAATGATCGGGATGGCGGAAAAAACGGTCATCGTGATTGGCGGCGGCATTACAGGTCTGAGTGCTGCTTACTATTTGCAAAAACAGGCCCGGGCGCAAGGTGTGCCGCTGCGCGTGCAGCTGTTTGAACGGGATGCCCGCGTCGGGGGCAAGGTCGACACGGAGCTTTTTGACGGTTTTGTTGTGGAAAAGGGGCCTGATTCGTTTCTCGCTCGCAAGGCCGCGGCCGTTCACCTGTGCCGGGAACTGGGGTTGCAAGACGACCTGGTCGGGACGAACCCGCGCGCCAAAAAAACGTATATTTGGCATGGAGGCAAGCTGCACCGGATTCCGGACGGGTTAAACATCGGCATTCCGACGCAGTTCGTGCCGTTTGCTACCACCGGGCTGCTGTCGGTGTCCGGCAAGCTGCGGGCGGCGATGGATCTGGTACTGCCCCGCAGCGACGATTCCGGCGACCGGTCGTTGGGCGGCTTCCTCGCCCGCAGGCTGGGGGACGAAGTGGTCGACCGGATGGCGGAACCGCTGCTCGCCGGGATTTATGCGGGGGATTCCCGCAATTTGAGCCTGCGAGCGACGTTCCCGCAGTTTGAGCAGTTGGAGAAACAATACGGTAGCCTGATCCGCGGCATGCTGGCCCAGGCGAAAGCAGCGGGTAAACGGGCTGTTCCTGGCGCCGGTCCCGCGCCGGTATCCGAAACCGGAAGGGCTCCTGCGGTGGAAGGTTCTGCATCAGTCAGGGAGAAATCGCTGCCGCAGTCCGTTTTTTTGTCGCTGCGCGGCGGGTTGATCCAATTGGTAAATCGGCTGGCCGAGGTGCTGGGGCCCGGTGTGATCCATACTTCCACCGCTGTACGGGAGATCAGGCAGGTGACGGTTGATCAGCCCGGGGCGATGCTGACCGCTGATCAGGCGGAAGCCATGCTGTCACGTGATCAGACGGGCGCAAGCACCGGCGACATCCGTCCACCCGCAAGATATCGGGTGATGATGGAAACTGGCGATGTGTTTGAAGCGGATGCGGTTGTGGTGACCATCCCGGCGTATGATGCCGCCCGGATTTTG contains:
- the hemG gene encoding protoporphyrinogen oxidase, which codes for MGTYEEGMIGMAEKTVIVIGGGITGLSAAYYLQKQARAQGVPLRVQLFERDARVGGKVDTELFDGFVVEKGPDSFLARKAAAVHLCRELGLQDDLVGTNPRAKKTYIWHGGKLHRIPDGLNIGIPTQFVPFATTGLLSVSGKLRAAMDLVLPRSDDSGDRSLGGFLARRLGDEVVDRMAEPLLAGIYAGDSRNLSLRATFPQFEQLEKQYGSLIRGMLAQAKAAGKRAVPGAGPAPVSETGRAPAVEGSASVREKSLPQSVFLSLRGGLIQLVNRLAEVLGPGVIHTSTAVREIRQVTVDQPGAMLTADQAEAMLSRDQTGASTGDIRPPARYRVMMETGDVFEADAVVVTIPAYDAARILPQSFEPATVLGKIPYASVATVAMAFHASSIVHPLDGTGFVVPKQEGRNITACTWVSSKWLHTAPKDKVLLRCYVGRAGEEAIVDEPDESILRKVRQDLNDSMGIQVDPIFTRITRWRRSMPQYTVGHLERLDAFQKEVKRQFPGLFFAGAGHTGLGIPDCIQQGKNTAEQAIEHLAL